The window acctgtctgaaagttgtaagtcttctggtagctgtgccaagagaaatctcaatcattcccagtcttgcagagacggagagcgtaggtatatgtaaggagataacatgggcacaggctaattattgttaactaaaatgctagttaacattagtaattaaacttaaacagctaatgtaagtcgaaactgcctgcgagcttctcctgtactatacggtaattcctctactatgcgacagtaagtcgcagggttatgacacaatcgttagcctatttttacaaaaacgtctgctacggagccataacgtgagatacaaggtaatggagccttttatacattgtcgtgtttcttaagaaataaacaatggacaaatagagtctttaaacgcttcagatgtaaagttattcgctgtcaaagtgacgtcaaaatgaatggcagtcaatggaatgctaacgggggctGAGCgctaggtagcatcaaaatggcgccataggaggtacgatTTCCAGACGTTCACTTACCCCCTTGGGAGTGACTGAGGGAAAGAAAAATGGCTGATTAGGATGTGGGCCGCCTTCCCGCAGGCTGCAGCGAGATGCACTTGACCAAATCTGGCAaatttgcataatgtaatgtaatgaacaattccgcttccaacctgtagggagaccgaagcgggaaaagtgccttagtgttgctttaaataaaacagtttaggattaccaaagaatttctaataaggggcTGTGACAtgatggatttaaaaaaaaaaacactttccaaGTAGTTTGCCTAACACCATAAGCATTATGACAACGTGATTAACATGCTATGTTTgtttataaacaaacaaactaatgaATCCGCTATGTCTGACAACAATTTACTGCTGCACTATGAAGGACATCACATTTCTGTAATGATGGGAGGGGGGAACGATGCacgttgtgtttgtgtactagaaaggtcatgttttttttgtggtgacAAGATGATAtgacagtctcaaagaaaactatAACTGCGCCGCCAATATGGAAACATTTCAAATTTCAAGTTGACGAATCAGGTGAGCTGAAAAAGACGAGGGCGAAGTGTAAACACTGTAGGAAAACAGGCATGGCTTAGAGGTGCATTACTGTCACCAAGTGGACTAGAGTTTCTATGCTCTCATTTTGGGCTCTCTAATCATTATGGGCTCGCTGCCGAGTCAGGTGCGTCACCTACccctatgtaacttttgctagaaaagagcagacatctccatattatctcaggttGTTAATTGTGACCTGGttaagacagaaaataacacacatgaggACAGGACAGACCCACTGCATGTTAgaggaggggatacacattatatcaggttaaaaaacagcctgatataatgtgtatgcCCTCTGTAACTattgctagaaaacagcagacatctccatattatctcaggttGTTCACTGTGACCTGGTAAAGACAGCAAACAACACACATgaggacaggacagaccctttgcatgttaggggaggagatacacattatatcaggtgaaaaacagccTGCTATAATGTGTATGCCCCTCTGTAACTATTACTAGAAAAAAGCAAACATCTCCGTATCATctcaggttgtttattgtgacctggtaaagCCCCCTAAGGTTAGGGTTAAAGCTGACTCTGTATGTCAGAATGGAACTCAACAGTCTGGGGTGGAGTCTTATGCGGATCTGGTTCAATTTTTAATTCAAATATATACTGAGCAACAAATAACCACGTTCACATCTTTTTAGCATATACAACTGTTATAATATTGTTCATAAAATGTAGAGTAGATATGATCTGTAATTTAAGGGTGTTGATCAGAAGATGActcatttcttttgtttgtattttaaaacataaCCGACATTATTccattaaaatgtcaacaccTAGAAATCCTGTGTTTTCTACAATAAAGGAATGCAGCATTTGATTTAACGTGACCATGATGCATTGCGATCAGCTGACACAGCCATTGACGTATAGCGGGCTCGGATCAGAGATGGGCATGGAGACAAGATGAGCCCCGAGTGGAAGTGAGAGATTTTAGTCATACAGCAAAGATGTCGGCAGTGCTGTACGTTGTCTAAACTAAAAGATACCGTCCCACTCATACGTATTTTTCTCCATAACTGGTGGTCCAAATCCTACTGAAATGATCTCAAATAACGGAGAATAATTTCATTGTTTAGGAATCCGAAGTAAAATGCTGTACAGTTTGTCGCATTTCAAACCAACCATCCACCCATGATTCATTGCGGGACTAGTTGTTTAGGGGTTTTTTTGCCCTGTGGTTGACTTCTCAGGAAAGAGCACCTAGAATATCTGTGTGTCGACCTTACTAACCTGCATCAATTACACAAGATATAAGCGTTTGCTTTGGGCTACAGACGGTTAGCTTATGGCATTGAGAAGTTTGTGAATGTATGCAACCAGTGAGGAATGGCTACCCGACAGGCGAATCTCAGGGAAAAATATCCCCTCTCGCTTGCCAGacccagacctatctccacagcgctgcggagtagCTAGGCAATCTCTGGGTAGCTCACTGCAGTGCCCTCCAACGGTGTTACAGTTAATGGTAGCAGATCGGCGATCACCTCCTAAAGACTCTCTGTAGTTTGCCTTCTTGACACACCTTTTGTTGTCTCGTCGTCTAGCTAGAGTCGGCTAACGGTTGCTAGTGAGCATCACCCGCTTCGACTACCCGCCAGCGGCGAAGTAAAGTTGGGGCAAAATAGTTACTCTGAAGCCGAGGGAGCCGAGAAGTGACGGCCGACACCGTGCCAGGTAGTTGGTCTTgtcaattaagaaaaaaaataattactgaAAATGTTCATGTTAACTACGGGCGTGTCAAACGTTAGCTAGTATCAGAGATGCAGCCATAACAGCCACCAGTTATTAACAGgctagctaacaagctaacgtCAGATGAACAGTAACCCAACGCTAGCGGGTGTAATGCGATATGCTCTGTGATCCATAAGCACCCTCACTGAAAGCGAAAGTAGCATCTATCCGTATTAGGCCAGTCTGTCTGTCGCTGAAACGTTAAGCTGCTGCATCACATCAATGGTTTCTGCTAACTGGTGCTGATGCTGTCCTCTTTATACCGTAGGACCAACCAAAACAAGATGAACCACTCTTTTCATGAGAAGCGCCATGTCTCTATCTAGCCAGCTAGTTCGTGATATATCCTATTTATGTGTGAATACGTGGTGGTGTCTCCTGTAGGATGAGTGGTGATGACTTGAACCCAGCTGCTGTGGCTCGGCCAGTAGAGGATGTACAAGGAGATGACCGTTGGATGTCACAGGTTGGTGTATTTGATTGTTAGTGTAGGAAACATTCACTCTTTATCCCCATATATCGTTTATGTTCATCATGTATAAATGCATATTTTTACATAATTTCTCTTATTCCTGGGCTTTTTCATGAAATTAGTTACATATCAGGTTTGGATGGAATATTTAGTGGTATAGTTTCTAAATTCTGCATGCTTTATGTTAGGTGTCTCTATATTAAGCTATCAGTGCTCATACAATAACAGACACATCCTACCGTGACTGTTTGACTCTGCCCACTCTAATATCACACATAATAAACGTTAAGCGCCGTTAGTGTCGTGTAGAGTAAGTCACTCATGTATGCTCAAGTTATTGAAATGTAAATCCCCCCACTTTCTTAGAATGCATGACTTTATTCTTCATGCTTTATTTGTTCATCTGCCCCTAATTATGACACATGTTATGAGGCAGCAACTACCATTGATGTTCATGATTGTGCTGTGATCCAGAGGCTAGATCTGCACAATAGCATGAGAAACTGTGATGATATTCTCAATAATAGTGTGGGGTAAAGGTTCATGTAAATGGTAATCAATATATTAGTTAGGGGTTGtgatctgacaaaaaaaaaccatgTGCTCATAAATTGTAACTATTCCCAAGACTAGTATTTCTTTCAGAGCACCACTTTAGCCAGCTTGTGTAGTGGCACCTCCTGGGGTCTATGCAAGGTTAATCCTCAAAAGCTAATAGGGCTGAGACAGTCTGCTTTCATCTGACTCTGAAGGCTAACAAGTATTATCCTGATTTAAAATACTCAACATAACACAAAGCCGTTAAATCAGACTCAAATGCCTAATATGTAAATGATTAAATCGTGTTTTCTGTAATTgaaatatacattttctttcattttatctATCCTATCTTTCACATTTATGAACTACATCACAAGCTCTGTTGTGAcaagcctttttcttttttttacagcacacaAGATTTGTGCAGGAGTGTAAGGATGCTGAACCAGATGTGCTTTTTGTGGGGGACTCTATGGTACAGCTAATGCGGCAGTTTGAGGTGAGACAAGATGTTTATCTTTGTAAACCTGGTCATATGACTGCTCACATGgcactagttttttttttcttttttccaaaatCTCAATATTTTCACAAATGACTCTACTCTAGATAAACAGTGTCAATGTACATACACATATCATTGTAATGCATCCTGTTACTGGTCGGCGTGCTTTGCTAAGCTCAGCTTCAGTAAGTTATTTGAAGTTAGTCACCAGAGTCAGAAATTCTCATATGAAATGCAGATTTCTGGTTTCCTGTCCACAGGTCTGGAGGGAGTTATTCTCTCCTCTTCATGCACTCAACTTTGGAATTGCAGGGGACACCACCTGTAATGTGCTGTGGAGGCTGCAGAATGGAGAGCTGGAGAACATCTGTCCCAAGGTGAGAAGAGTCTGCTAAGATCTTCAGAGAAAGACAGTTTATGGCAAACTATTTGTATTTACCTCTCAAATATACACCTCTACATATCTCAGGTGCAGAACAAACTCTTGCATGGACATTTTACTTCTGTTTTCCACAAAACACCATGTGCACATACTTTTCTGCCTGTCTGACACACAGAGACCTTGCAcgttagaggatggatacccgacccgacgggccaggccgggttcggacagctatttagaaatgatgttcgggtcgggctcagtcacatcagcgcgataaggcattgaacattttaaatttaaaacagcttattattgGGCCTTTTGTGCTTGTTGCCCGTGtgtgctgatgcgctcatctgttgacatttccgaatgccttcctacagttgcttaataaaagcgggctttccacacaaacaaatgtgtattagtatgtgaaaaaaaattggatttttaactgtgtcgggctcgggtcggccTCGGGTCTgcctcggacataaatatcttaatgcctgtcaggctcgggtcgggttcggttactgctctgtcggacgggccgggctcggacagaaaaatgcggcatGTAGGGGAGAGCTACATGCCAGACTTTTGCAAGAGGGACAAACAGTGTACATGTAATCACCTCATCTTGTTGGATGTAGCAGATGGTCTGATGGGCATGTCCACGGTTTGTCAGAGAGCAAAGTTTGTGCAGAACAGCTTTTGTAACCCCTAGCAGCCATGTTGTTAAGTTGCAGTGTGCATTTGGAAAACATTGTTGCGGCAACAGTCTGTTGTATCATCCTAACTGTGCTTATTGGCTGGCTAATGATATAGACATTGGGAACAGCTTGCATTGCCCACCCATTATCCATATATCAGTCCATGGGAACTCATTTTCACAAGACGTTGCTTAGTTATTACTGTATACCATGCTTTAATCACTCTTCTGGAGATTAAAATGAGGTCAGTGAAAGTAAACAAAGCGTCCGTCTGTGGTCTTTTCCAGGTGGTGGTGTTGTGGGTAGGAACCAACAATTATGAACACACAGCAGAGCAAGTTGCAGGAGGAATTCTTGCAATTGCGCAGCTGCTCACCTCCCGCCTCCCCAAGGCAAAGATAGTTGTACTGGTAAGTAGTTAGTTGAATCTCTTGTCTTTTGTTGCACCTAGTTTGGTATGTTGTCATTTGACATTTAGTTTTCCATGTGGTCTTATTTTCTCTCTGCAGTTGTCACATTGAAACAAAGGATATTTTTCTATTTGAACTTTGGTTCAGTATTTGGTATATATTTAGCATTGTAACTAAGAACGAGTGAAACACTgacatgtttgtgtctgtcaacCTTTAATGTGATGAACATCGCaggatatataaaaaaaaaaaaaaaaaacatacttgatGTGCAAACCAGTTGATGTTGGTCGTCTTAACAAGTCACAGCTTtcaaatgtgttatttcttctCTCCGTTAAGGTACATGCAGGTACCAGTCAAATGAACAAGCAGCTGAATTGTCTTCCATAAATAAGAAATGTAGTGTATGTATATCAAGTATTGAGTGTCTGTTTATCAGGTGGTTCAGCGGGCCTTGCAGACTATCCTTGCCCCAATTGGAAATGCTAATAATAGGCCAGTTTTAACCaactaaaatctaaaatatGAACGTTTAACCCTCAACACATGGACcttaataaatgagaaatgtTTGTGGCCCTCAGGGTTTGTTGCCTCGAGGGGAGCGACCCAACCCTCTGAGGGAGAAGAACATGGCGGTTAACGGGTACCTGCGCTCCTGGCTGCCTCGTCTGGGCCGCGCGCAACTCCTAGATGTCAGCGGGGATTTTGTTCACTCGGATGGAGCCATCAGCCTACAGGACATGTTTGACTTCCTCCATCTGACGGCGACAGGCTACCGCACCATGGCGAAGCCCCTCAGTGACCTGCTGCTTCAGATACTGGAGGAAACGCCAGAGGAGAGACAGGTGTCGCCTGTTTGAGGGACGTGGCCTAGCAGCACATTTATCCAGAGGTATGTCTCACCCGCTGCTGTGGGAGACGGGGGAGACATGTCCCTGGTATCTAGAGGAGGAAGGGCTCTCTCATAGGGGGAATAGGCACCCTGATGTGAGTGGGCCCAGGAGGGCTGTGGGATCACATTCATGAGCGGAGGGTTGGGTGTGGAGAGGTgctaaagagggagagagacctCACTACAGATGTAGACACTGTGATTGCAGTAGTAACCTATATTGCAAAATGATTTACCAAGGTTACTGAGATCATGTGGTACTTATTCATTTTGGCCTGTGGAGAAAATGAGTGTTTCCCTCTCACCTGTGCCACGGAGACGtgatacaaatataaaaaagtccAGTGCACAACATACTCACAGTAGGCAgaacattatccaaaatgtTGTAATGCTATGAGTCTGACCAGTATGCTgcagagcagtggttcccaacctaggggTCAAGGTGTTGCAAGATCATTTAAGGGAAAATATGGAaaaacatatgttttttttcttgcaaaaCACTAAATACTTTCACCTCTTCAGGCCAAATAGAAATAATCTGAGAAGTTAAAATCACTCTTTGGTGTGGCTTTGTTTCCTTTAAAGGTCCACTAGTCAAAAAGGTTAGGAACCACTGCTACAGAGGGGCTACTGCTGAGATGTACACTATTTTGAGTTTTGTCTGTCCAGTTCTTTATTTGTAAATACTGAGCATAACAAGGAGCACTTAGTCTGCTAAATGTTCACTTTTGATCTTGTGTGTAATAACCAATTAGATGTCTTTTGAAactgttaatataaaatagatCAGTGTATATCCGGAGAGTTGGCTACTTTTCCACAGACTACACATACAGCTGATCGCTACTTCATTTCTGTGTCACCTAAAAACATCACTGAACTAAATGTTCAACTCTTAACCTGATTTCGGTGTTTACTGCATGCATGTTTTAAGACGAGCCTCAGCTGTGGTGTAGAGAGTCGACCAACGCTTCTCTATTAAATCAGTGAATATCAAGTCAAAATCATGTgttcataattatttattagtGACGTGAGGCTGTTGAATCTACTTGTCTGATAATCTACATAGGTATTCCAAACACCGCCAACTCTGCTTATGTGCAAAGCTTCTATCACCCGGCAagtgtatttacattttactt is drawn from Sander vitreus isolate 19-12246 chromosome 13, sanVit1, whole genome shotgun sequence and contains these coding sequences:
- the pafah1b2 gene encoding platelet-activating factor acetylhydrolase IB subunit alpha2, with protein sequence MSGDDLNPAAVARPVEDVQGDDRWMSQHTRFVQECKDAEPDVLFVGDSMVQLMRQFEVWRELFSPLHALNFGIAGDTTCNVLWRLQNGELENICPKVVVLWVGTNNYEHTAEQVAGGILAIAQLLTSRLPKAKIVVLGLLPRGERPNPLREKNMAVNGYLRSWLPRLGRAQLLDVSGDFVHSDGAISLQDMFDFLHLTATGYRTMAKPLSDLLLQILEETPEERQVSPV